A stretch of Lysobacter sp. K5869 DNA encodes these proteins:
- a CDS encoding MFS transporter, which yields MLRNPGFVGLLTYRLLAMLSYQIVAVTVGWHVYELTRDPLALGMIGLTEVIPYFCFALFAGYAVDHLPRRKLGMFACLGLLLTTLMLAGVASGTLPAGAFGIGTFTIFAAIAVNGVVRAFLSPVYMSLFARVLKREHFARGAGVSSVVMQTGLVLGPALGGVLVAWGGKTSAYLVAAFFALAAAIAIITLRVTEPPPAAERAPVFQSIGEGLRFVFNNQVVLGAQALDMFSVLFGGAVALLPAFIHDVLHYGPEALGVLRAAPAAGAVLIGLWLARHPPQKHAGRLLLWAVAGFGLCIIGFALSREFWLSALMLMLSGMCDGVSVVLRSTILQLSTPDEMRGRVSSINGIFIGSSNELGAFESGLAAKLMGLVPSVIFGGCMTLAVVGATAKLAPKLRRLDLRELQ from the coding sequence CTGCTGCGCAATCCCGGCTTCGTCGGTCTGCTGACGTATCGCCTGCTGGCGATGCTGTCGTACCAGATCGTCGCGGTGACGGTCGGCTGGCACGTCTACGAACTCACCCGCGACCCGCTCGCGCTGGGCATGATCGGCCTCACCGAGGTCATTCCCTATTTCTGCTTCGCGCTGTTCGCCGGCTACGCGGTCGATCACCTGCCGCGGCGCAAGCTCGGCATGTTCGCCTGCCTGGGTTTGCTGCTGACCACGCTGATGCTGGCCGGCGTCGCCAGCGGCACCCTGCCGGCCGGCGCGTTCGGCATCGGCACCTTCACCATCTTCGCCGCCATCGCCGTCAATGGCGTGGTGCGCGCGTTCCTGTCGCCGGTGTACATGTCGCTGTTCGCGCGCGTGCTCAAACGCGAGCACTTCGCCCGCGGCGCGGGCGTGAGCAGCGTGGTGATGCAGACCGGGCTGGTGCTGGGTCCGGCTTTGGGCGGCGTGTTGGTCGCCTGGGGCGGCAAGACCTCGGCGTATCTGGTCGCGGCGTTCTTCGCCCTGGCCGCCGCCATCGCCATCATTACCTTGCGCGTGACCGAACCGCCGCCGGCGGCCGAGCGCGCGCCGGTGTTCCAAAGCATCGGCGAAGGCCTGCGCTTCGTGTTCAACAACCAGGTCGTGCTCGGCGCGCAGGCGCTGGACATGTTCTCGGTGCTGTTCGGCGGCGCGGTCGCGCTGTTGCCGGCCTTCATCCACGACGTGCTGCATTACGGCCCCGAGGCGCTGGGCGTGTTGCGCGCGGCGCCGGCCGCCGGCGCGGTGCTGATAGGTCTGTGGCTGGCGCGGCATCCGCCGCAGAAGCACGCCGGACGCCTGTTGCTGTGGGCGGTGGCCGGTTTCGGCCTGTGCATCATCGGCTTCGCCTTGTCGCGCGAGTTCTGGCTGTCGGCGCTGATGCTGATGCTGTCGGGCATGTGCGACGGCGTGTCGGTGGTGCTGCGCTCGACCATCCTGCAGCTGTCCACGCCGGACGAAATGCGCGGACGGGTGTCGTCGATCAACGGCATCTTCATCGGCTCGTCGAACGAGTTGGGCGCGTTCGAGTCGGGACTGGCGGCGAAGCTGATGGGGTTGGTGCCGTCGGTGATCTTCGGCGGCTGCATGACCTTGGCCGTGGTCGGCGCGACCGCGAAGCTGGCGCCGAAGCTGCGCCGGTTGGACCTGCGCGAATTGCAGTAG
- a CDS encoding GNAT family N-acetyltransferase, which yields MAGTDAWNAQPRLSGEHVTLEPLRRAHADGLRAALAGGELAQAWYTNVPAPEGVDAYIDAALAMQERGAAWAFAVLDGQGEVVGSTRYYDMDAAVPRVQIGYTFYAPRVQRTGLNTQAKQLLLGHAFETLGCIAVGFETSWFNLASRTAIARLGAKQDGVLRNHRRHADGSPRDTVAFSIIDTEWPAVKRSLQYKLDRHAAGGAHG from the coding sequence ATGGCCGGCACCGATGCCTGGAACGCGCAGCCGCGCCTGAGCGGCGAGCACGTGACCCTGGAGCCGCTGCGCCGCGCCCACGCCGACGGCCTGCGCGCGGCCCTGGCCGGCGGAGAACTGGCCCAGGCCTGGTACACCAACGTGCCGGCGCCCGAAGGCGTCGACGCCTACATCGACGCCGCGCTGGCGATGCAGGAGCGCGGCGCGGCCTGGGCCTTCGCCGTGCTCGACGGGCAGGGCGAGGTGGTCGGCAGCACCCGTTACTACGACATGGACGCCGCGGTCCCGCGCGTTCAGATCGGTTACACCTTCTACGCCCCGCGCGTGCAGCGCACCGGCCTGAACACGCAGGCCAAGCAGCTGTTGCTGGGACATGCGTTCGAAACCTTGGGCTGCATTGCGGTAGGCTTCGAAACCAGCTGGTTCAATCTCGCCTCGCGCACCGCGATCGCGCGCTTGGGCGCCAAGCAGGACGGCGTGCTGCGCAACCATCGCCGTCACGCCGACGGCAGCCCGCGCGACACGGTCGCGTTCTCGATCATCGATACGGAGTGGCCGGCGGTGAAGCGCAGCCTGCAATACAAACTCGACCGACACGCCGCGGGTGGCGCGCATGGCTAA
- a CDS encoding acetylornithine deacetylase, which yields MLPEVLNHLHALVSHDTRNPPREIGTGGIFDYLRSQLPGFRIEVTDFGAGAVSMLAVRGNPRRLFNVHLDTVPSSEAWSADPHTLRVTGDRAIGLGACDIKGAAACLLAAAAVTDGDAAFLFSTDEEANDARCIAGFLATNHGFTEAIVAEPTMCEAVLAHRGISSVLLRFRGVAGHASSANAMQASALHQAVRWGGKALDYVEAQSHQRFGGLTGLRFNIGRIEGGIKANMIAPSAELRFGFRPLPSQSIDGLHELFGTLNDAGAIERYEETFRGPPLPGGDVADAENRRLEARDLADALELPIGNAVDFWTEASLFSAGGLTAIVYGPGDIAQAHTADEWVALDQLERYAHSVARIIGSKAQ from the coding sequence ATGCTCCCCGAAGTCCTAAACCACCTGCACGCCCTGGTCTCCCACGACACCCGCAACCCGCCGCGCGAGATCGGCACCGGCGGCATCTTCGATTACCTGCGCAGCCAGCTGCCGGGCTTCCGCATCGAGGTGACCGACTTCGGCGCCGGCGCGGTGTCGATGCTGGCCGTGCGCGGCAACCCGCGCCGGCTGTTCAACGTGCATCTGGACACCGTGCCCTCCTCGGAAGCCTGGAGCGCGGACCCGCACACGCTGCGCGTCACCGGCGACCGCGCCATCGGCCTGGGCGCCTGCGACATCAAGGGCGCCGCCGCGTGCTTGCTGGCCGCCGCCGCGGTCACCGACGGCGACGCCGCGTTCTTGTTCTCCACCGACGAAGAAGCCAACGACGCGCGCTGCATCGCCGGCTTCCTCGCGACTAACCACGGTTTCACCGAAGCCATCGTCGCCGAGCCGACGATGTGCGAAGCGGTGCTGGCCCACCGCGGCATCAGCTCGGTGCTGCTGCGCTTCCGCGGCGTCGCCGGACATGCCTCGAGCGCCAACGCCATGCAGGCCAGCGCGCTGCACCAAGCCGTGCGTTGGGGCGGCAAGGCGCTGGACTACGTCGAAGCGCAGTCGCATCAGCGCTTCGGCGGCCTGACCGGCCTGCGCTTCAACATCGGCCGCATCGAAGGCGGGATCAAGGCCAACATGATCGCGCCCAGCGCCGAGCTGCGCTTCGGCTTCCGTCCGCTGCCCTCGCAGTCCATCGACGGCCTGCACGAACTCTTCGGCACGCTCAACGACGCCGGCGCCATCGAACGCTACGAAGAAACCTTCCGCGGCCCGCCGCTGCCGGGCGGCGACGTCGCCGACGCCGAGAACCGCCGCCTGGAAGCGCGCGACCTCGCCGACGCGCTCGAGCTGCCGATCGGCAACGCGGTGGACTTCTGGACCGAAGCCTCGCTGTTCTCGGCCGGCGGCCTCACCGCCATCGTCTACGGCCCCGGCGACATCGCCCAGGCCCACACCGCCGACGAATGGGTCGCGCTGGACCAACTCGAACGCTACGCCCACAGCGTAGCGCGCATCATCGGGAGCAAGGCGCAATGA
- a CDS encoding acetylglutamate kinase, protein MSVSMDNHLQTRQTIVRLLSSMASAKEISQYLKRFSQLDSKRFAVVKVGGAVLRDDLAALTSSLAFLQDVGLTPIVIHGAGPQLDEELSAAGIVKQTVGGLRVTSPEALAIVRRVFQSQNLKLVEALQSGDGRATSIISGVFEAEFLDRDTYGLVGEVKKVNLAPIEASLQAGSIPVIASLGETPGGQILNVNADFAANELVQVLQPYKIVFLTGTGGLLDDNGRVIDSINLSTEYEHLIQQPWINGGMKVKIEQIKDLLDKLPLTSSVSITKPSELAKELFTHKGSGTLVRRGERVLQASRWDELDLARLRGLIDSAFGRKLVDGYFENTKLKQAYVSENYRAAIVLIEADGRTYLDKFAVLDDAQGEGLGRAVWQVMREQNPSVFWRSRHGNPVNPFYYSESDGCLKQEKWKVFWYGMDGFDEIADCVAYAGRRTPTLED, encoded by the coding sequence ATGAGCGTTTCCATGGACAACCACCTGCAGACCCGCCAGACCATCGTGCGGCTGCTGTCGAGCATGGCCTCGGCCAAGGAAATCTCGCAGTACCTCAAGCGCTTTTCCCAGCTCGACTCCAAGCGCTTCGCCGTGGTCAAGGTCGGCGGCGCGGTGCTGCGCGACGATCTGGCCGCGCTGACCTCGTCGCTGGCGTTCCTGCAGGACGTGGGCCTGACCCCCATCGTCATCCACGGCGCCGGCCCGCAGCTCGACGAGGAACTCTCCGCCGCCGGCATCGTCAAGCAGACCGTGGGCGGCCTGCGCGTGACCTCGCCCGAAGCGCTGGCGATCGTGCGCCGCGTGTTCCAGTCGCAGAACCTCAAGCTGGTCGAAGCGTTGCAATCCGGCGACGGCCGCGCCACCTCGATCATCTCCGGCGTGTTCGAGGCCGAGTTCCTCGACCGCGACACCTACGGCCTGGTCGGCGAAGTGAAGAAGGTCAACCTCGCGCCGATCGAAGCCAGCCTGCAGGCCGGCTCGATCCCGGTCATCGCCAGCCTCGGCGAAACCCCCGGCGGACAGATCCTCAACGTCAACGCCGATTTCGCCGCCAACGAACTGGTGCAGGTGCTGCAGCCGTACAAGATCGTGTTCCTGACCGGCACCGGCGGCTTGCTCGACGACAACGGCCGGGTGATCGATTCGATCAACTTGTCGACCGAATACGAACACCTGATCCAGCAGCCGTGGATCAACGGCGGCATGAAGGTGAAGATCGAACAGATCAAGGATTTGCTCGACAAGCTGCCGCTGACCTCGTCGGTGTCGATCACCAAGCCGTCCGAACTGGCCAAGGAACTGTTCACCCATAAGGGCTCGGGCACCCTGGTGCGGCGCGGCGAGCGGGTACTGCAGGCCTCGCGCTGGGACGAGTTGGACCTCGCGCGCCTGCGCGGCCTGATCGATTCGGCTTTCGGCCGCAAGCTGGTCGACGGCTACTTCGAGAACACGAAGCTCAAGCAGGCCTATGTCAGCGAGAACTACCGCGCCGCCATCGTGCTGATCGAAGCCGACGGCCGCACCTATCTCGATAAATTCGCCGTGCTCGACGACGCCCAGGGCGAAGGCCTCGGCCGCGCGGTGTGGCAGGTGATGCGCGAGCAGAATCCGAGCGTGTTCTGGCGTTCGCGCCACGGCAATCCGGTCAATCCGTTCTACTACTCCGAATCCGACGGCTGCCTCAAGCAGGAGAAATGGAAGGTGTTCTGGTACGGCATGGACGGCTTCGACGAGATCGCCGACTGCGTCGCCTACGCCGGCCGCCGCACGCCGACCCTGGAGGACTGA
- a CDS encoding SufE family protein, with protein MNAPALPASPFPLEPTAADAQAAIRDEFAFFGDWSERYQYLIDLGRKLPDLPAAYKTEEYRLLGCQSMVWIVTEGDADRLTFHAISDSAIVSGLIYLALRVYSGRSATEIVATSADYIAEIGLAKHLSPTRSNGLAALLAFIREQAQRRL; from the coding sequence ATGAACGCCCCCGCCCTCCCCGCCTCGCCCTTCCCGCTCGAACCCACCGCCGCCGACGCCCAAGCCGCGATCCGCGACGAATTCGCCTTCTTCGGCGACTGGTCCGAGCGCTACCAATACCTGATCGACCTCGGCCGCAAGCTGCCCGACCTGCCGGCGGCCTACAAGACCGAGGAGTACCGTCTGCTGGGCTGCCAGTCGATGGTGTGGATCGTCACCGAAGGCGACGCCGACCGGCTCACCTTCCACGCGATCAGCGACTCGGCCATCGTCTCGGGCCTGATCTATCTGGCGTTGCGCGTCTATTCCGGCCGCAGCGCCACCGAGATCGTCGCCACCTCGGCCGATTACATCGCCGAGATCGGTCTGGCCAAGCACCTCTCGCCGACCCGCAGCAACGGCTTGGCCGCGCTGCTGGCCTTCATCCGCGAACAGGCGCAGCGGCGGTTGTGA
- the cysS gene encoding cysteine--tRNA ligase: MSLHLYNSLSRQVEAFAPLDPARPTMYVCGPTVYNYAHIGNARGPVVFDVLAGLLRRRYGALAYARNITDVDDKINAAAAEQKVPISAITERFAAIYRQDMGALGVRLPDLEPAATAHIGEIVAMIGRLIDSGHAYEAEGHVLFSIESYPDYGKLSRRDIDDMRAGARIEVAPYKRDAGDFVLWKPSSGDLPGWDSPWGRGRPGWHIECSAMAAAHLGETIDIHAGGNDLMFPHHENEIAQSECAHGGKVFARFWLHNGMLTFDGEKMAKSRGNIETVHDLLRKHPAEALRYALLSAHYRQPLDWSPKLIEQCARTLDRLYGTLRDLAGVDVGEVAIPAEIEAALDDDLGTPQALAEIARIAAEARKATDPAEQARLKRELLGAGFALGLLQQDPAAWFAGAAGDQDDERIQALVDERNAAKKARDFARADAIRQQLADENILLEDTPQGVRWVRKRPEPQKTETAGS; the protein is encoded by the coding sequence ATGAGCCTGCATCTCTATAACAGCCTGTCGCGACAGGTCGAAGCGTTCGCCCCGCTGGATCCGGCCCGCCCGACGATGTACGTCTGCGGCCCCACGGTCTACAACTACGCCCACATCGGCAACGCCCGCGGCCCGGTCGTGTTCGACGTGCTGGCCGGGCTGCTGCGCCGCCGCTACGGCGCGCTGGCCTACGCCCGCAACATCACCGACGTGGACGACAAGATCAACGCCGCGGCGGCCGAGCAGAAGGTGCCGATCTCGGCCATCACCGAACGCTTCGCCGCGATCTACCGCCAGGACATGGGCGCGCTCGGCGTGCGCCTGCCGGACCTGGAGCCGGCCGCGACCGCGCACATCGGCGAGATCGTGGCCATGATCGGGCGCTTGATCGACAGCGGCCACGCCTACGAGGCCGAGGGCCACGTGCTGTTCTCGATCGAGAGCTATCCCGACTACGGCAAGCTCTCGCGCCGCGACATCGACGACATGCGCGCCGGCGCGCGCATCGAGGTCGCGCCGTACAAGCGCGACGCCGGCGATTTCGTGCTGTGGAAGCCCTCCAGCGGCGACCTGCCCGGCTGGGACTCGCCCTGGGGCCGTGGCCGCCCGGGCTGGCACATCGAATGCTCGGCGATGGCCGCCGCCCACCTGGGCGAGACCATCGACATCCACGCCGGCGGCAACGATCTGATGTTCCCGCACCATGAGAACGAGATCGCGCAGAGCGAATGCGCGCACGGCGGCAAGGTGTTCGCGCGGTTCTGGCTGCACAACGGCATGCTGACCTTCGACGGCGAGAAGATGGCCAAGTCGCGCGGCAACATCGAGACCGTGCACGATCTGCTGCGCAAGCATCCGGCCGAAGCGCTGCGCTACGCCTTGCTGTCGGCGCATTACCGCCAGCCGCTGGACTGGTCGCCCAAGCTGATCGAGCAGTGCGCGCGCACGCTGGACCGGCTGTACGGCACCTTGCGCGATCTGGCCGGCGTCGATGTCGGCGAGGTCGCCATCCCGGCCGAAATCGAAGCCGCGCTCGACGACGACCTGGGCACGCCGCAGGCGCTGGCCGAGATCGCCCGCATCGCCGCCGAGGCGCGCAAGGCGACCGATCCGGCCGAACAGGCGCGGCTCAAGCGCGAGCTGCTCGGCGCGGGTTTCGCCCTGGGCCTGCTGCAGCAGGATCCGGCCGCGTGGTTCGCCGGCGCCGCCGGCGATCAGGACGACGAACGCATCCAGGCCTTGGTCGACGAGCGCAACGCGGCCAAGAAGGCGCGCGATTTCGCCCGCGCCGACGCCATCCGCCAACAGCTCGCCGACGAGAACATCCTGCTCGAAGACACGCCGCAGGGCGTGCGCTGGGTGCGCAAGCGCCCCGAGCCCCAGAAGACCGAAACGGCCGGTTCGTGA
- a CDS encoding argininosuccinate synthase, with translation MTDRAIVLAFSGGLDTSFCVPYLQERGWAVHTVFADTGGVDAEERAFIEQRAAELGVTSHVTVDGGPAIWSGFVKPFVWAGEGYQGQYPLLVSDRYLIVEAALKRAAELGTKAIAHGCTGMGNDQVRFDLAVKALGDYEIVAPIREIQKEHTEVRAYEQKYLEERGFGVRAKQKAYTINENLLGLTMSGGEIDRWQAPGEGAVGWCKPRSEWPSEALRVTLTFKNGEAVAVDGQACAGHVLLAKLNGLFAQYGVGRGLYTGDTTIGLKGRIIFEAPGLTALLTAHRALEEAVLSKQQNRFKPDVARKWVELVYEGFYHDPLKTDLEAFLASSQSTVNGEVTLETQGGLVNAVAIDSPHILNAKGATYAQAADWGVAEAEGFIKLFGMSSTLWAEINRKG, from the coding sequence ATGACCGACCGCGCCATCGTCCTCGCCTTCTCCGGCGGCCTCGACACCAGCTTCTGCGTGCCTTACCTGCAAGAGCGCGGCTGGGCCGTGCACACCGTGTTCGCCGACACCGGCGGCGTTGATGCCGAGGAGCGCGCCTTCATCGAACAGCGCGCCGCCGAACTGGGCGTGACCAGCCACGTCACCGTCGACGGCGGTCCGGCGATCTGGTCGGGCTTCGTCAAGCCGTTCGTGTGGGCCGGCGAGGGCTATCAGGGCCAGTACCCGCTGCTGGTGTCCGACCGTTACCTGATCGTCGAAGCCGCGCTCAAGCGCGCCGCCGAACTGGGCACCAAGGCCATCGCCCACGGTTGCACCGGCATGGGCAACGATCAGGTGCGCTTCGATCTGGCGGTGAAGGCGTTGGGCGATTACGAAATCGTCGCGCCGATCCGTGAAATCCAGAAGGAACACACCGAAGTCCGCGCCTACGAGCAGAAGTACCTGGAAGAGCGCGGCTTCGGCGTGCGCGCCAAGCAGAAGGCCTACACGATCAACGAGAACCTGCTCGGCCTGACCATGTCCGGCGGCGAGATCGACCGCTGGCAGGCGCCGGGCGAGGGCGCGGTGGGTTGGTGCAAGCCGCGCAGCGAGTGGCCGAGCGAAGCGCTGCGGGTGACGCTGACCTTCAAGAACGGTGAGGCGGTCGCGGTGGACGGACAGGCCTGCGCAGGCCATGTGTTACTCGCTAAGCTCAACGGACTTTTTGCTCAGTACGGCGTTGGCCGCGGCCTCTACACCGGCGACACCACCATCGGCCTCAAGGGCCGCATCATCTTCGAAGCCCCGGGCCTGACCGCGCTGCTGACCGCGCACCGCGCGCTGGAAGAGGCGGTGCTGAGCAAGCAGCAGAACCGCTTCAAGCCCGATGTCGCACGCAAGTGGGTCGAGCTGGTGTACGAAGGCTTCTACCACGACCCGCTCAAGACCGACCTGGAAGCCTTCCTGGCCAGCTCGCAGAGCACGGTCAACGGCGAAGTCACCCTGGAAACCCAAGGCGGCCTCGTCAACGCCGTGGCCATCGACTCGCCGCACATCCTCAACGCCAAGGGCGCGACCTACGCGCAAGCGGCCGACTGGGGCGTGGCCGAGGCCGAGGGCTTCATCAAGCTGTTCGGTATGAGCAGCACGTTGTGGGCGGAGATCAACCGCAAGGGCTGA
- a CDS encoding N-acetylornithine carbamoyltransferase has translation MTMKHFLNTQDWSRPDLDALLAQAAAFKRNKLGDQLKGKSIALVFFNPSMRTRTSFELGAFQLGAHAIVLQPGKDAWPIEFDLGTVMDGDTEEHIAEVARVLGRYVDLIGVRAFPKFVDWAYDRQDVVLNSFAKYSPVPVINMETITHPCQELAHALALQERFGTTDLRGKKYVLTWTYHPKPLNTAVANSALTIATRLGMDVTLLCPTPEYVLDERYMGWAEQNVAESGGSLQVSHDIESAYAGADVVYAKSWGALPYFGNWGPEKPIRDQYKHFIVDEAKMALTNNGVFSHCLPLRRNVKATDGVMDSPNCIAIDEAENRLHVQKAIMAALI, from the coding sequence ATGACGATGAAGCACTTCCTCAACACCCAGGACTGGTCGCGCCCCGACCTCGACGCGCTGTTGGCCCAGGCCGCTGCGTTCAAGCGCAACAAGCTCGGCGATCAGCTCAAGGGCAAATCCATCGCCCTGGTGTTCTTCAATCCGTCCATGCGCACCCGCACCAGCTTCGAGCTGGGCGCGTTCCAGCTCGGCGCCCACGCCATCGTGCTGCAGCCGGGCAAGGACGCGTGGCCGATCGAGTTCGACCTGGGCACGGTGATGGACGGCGACACCGAGGAACACATCGCCGAAGTCGCGCGCGTGCTGGGCCGCTACGTCGATCTGATCGGCGTGCGCGCGTTCCCGAAATTCGTCGATTGGGCCTACGACCGCCAGGATGTCGTGCTCAACAGCTTCGCCAAGTATTCGCCGGTGCCGGTCATCAACATGGAGACCATCACCCATCCCTGCCAGGAGCTCGCCCACGCGCTGGCCCTGCAGGAGCGCTTCGGCACCACCGACCTGCGCGGCAAGAAGTACGTGCTGACCTGGACCTACCACCCCAAGCCGCTCAACACCGCGGTGGCGAACTCGGCGCTGACCATCGCCACGCGCCTCGGCATGGACGTGACCCTGCTGTGCCCGACCCCCGAGTACGTGCTCGACGAGCGCTACATGGGCTGGGCCGAACAGAACGTCGCCGAGAGCGGCGGCTCGTTGCAGGTCAGCCACGACATCGAAAGCGCCTACGCCGGCGCCGATGTCGTCTACGCCAAGAGCTGGGGCGCGCTGCCGTACTTCGGCAATTGGGGCCCGGAAAAGCCGATCCGCGACCAGTACAAGCACTTCATCGTCGACGAAGCCAAGATGGCGCTGACGAACAACGGCGTCTTCAGCCACTGCCTGCCGCTGCGCCGCAACGTCAAGGCCACCGACGGCGTGATGGATTCGCCGAACTGCATCGCGATCGACGAGGCGGAGAATCGTCTGCATGTGCAGAAGGCGATCATGGCCGCGTTGATCTAG